CAACATGAAAACAATGTCTGCATCACTGCACAGGTCCATGAAACATTTGTAACTTTGATTCTTCCATCATAGTCTTGCTCGATACTTCTGGCAGCAATTGAAAACCTTGTGATAACAAGGTTAAGAGtcataaatgctgaaagaattAGAGTCTGATTCTGATCTTTTGATAAAAGTGGAAAATTCAAAACGCATCCTTCAGCCAAAATGTGACATACTGCCCATTTGTAAACGATATTCAGAGTtcgaagttgtttttttttaaatgttatcaCCACCTGGAAATATAATGCAGTGCAGTTTGAGAGCACCACGAAATAAAGCCTAAAAAGCTCAACAATTCTCACCGGTATATGGCAACAGTTTACACTTTTAGGGCAATCAGGTACATAATCGTATAAGAACTAGTGTGACAGCCTAAAGCAAAAAATTTGGTTGTCAATCAAAAAGTAACTACCTGTTAACTAATTACTTGTAGACTGACTAGCGATACACTTATCAACCACTCCAATTCGGACGCGTTGTCATGTAACTAGAAAGATTAACACATTGTTGGTTCACTCTCAACTAAGTCTATTTTTGTGCTGTGATCCTATGAATCAGCGGTAATCCTTCTTAATTAATGTCATATCAAAATAAGATGTGTGGGTTTCCAGGGCCCATGGTGATGTCCGCAAGCTAACAGTCATAGCACGCGAGCTAATGCTGAATAAAACGGTTAGAAAAGATAACCTGTTTGTCAATCACATATTGCTATGCGACGGGGACGCACAAAAAAAAATCGGTTTTCGATTAAACAAACGTTATTTCTCTCACCTTCTGGATGAGAAAAGCGGTCCAAATCAGTGTTTTAGGGACCCTCATGTTGTTAGCTTGTTGTTGTTTCCCCcatcaaccaaccaaccaaccactCCGCTCGAGCCGTTCAGCTCAGCTTGCCAGCTGTGAGACCAGACCACGCCCATATGGATGTTTGAAGTTTTTTATTGGCTACCACGGTTGAGAGCGAATTAGCACGACGCTGATTGGTCAATGTCAAAATCAGTCACAAACGCAAAAATTAAAGCTTCGATTAGTAAGCAGAGTGCAGTCTTTTACTTGTAGCCTATGGCATAATACACATTTACAGAATATActctttaaatttttttatttatttacatatgAATCAGCACATAGgatctttttgtttgtgtgtgtgtgtgttttcgtATCGTTAAAGCgtatattttgtattttccaTTATAAACACATATGTGTATACTTTAAATTTAGGCCTATGATTTTACTCATTCTTTCCATTCGTGTTTTTCAGATAAAGCTTTTCTGGTACTTGGATAAAATTAATAATAGGCTACGAATAAAAGAGATTTAGAGAAACGTCTATATTAAACTAAACGTTCAGTTTCCACATTTGTATCTGTTGTAATCCAAAATCTCGTCCGTTTGTTATCAGTCCCTGGTGGTCTAGTGgttaggattcggcgctctcaccgccgcggcccgggttcgattcccggtcagggaacaTATGTTTTAGTTATCATGATTAACATTCTGCTCAGCTCTAAATTACCTATAATTAGCTATAACTTCCTCCGAAACTCTGTGTAAAAACTTCGTTTTAATAGACTCGTGTCCTTTCCAGACATTAACTCACTCATATAAGCTCAAACTGAAACATCACCATATCGTTCTTCCTAATTGTGTCGCCTCTGTCATTTGCTCTTTGTTGCTCTGAGTGTGTTCCTTCTTTATTCTTCGCAGCTGCATGCTCGATCTTGTTATTGACGAACTGCAGCGGGTCGATCTCTCAGCATGACGTCAATCCATATGTTCCTCCTTCTGCCAGATTTTTACCTGCATCAAGTCTTGAAGAGCTACATCAACGCTGGAAGCTGAACCATTTCAAACTTCACAATaaggtttttttaatggaagtttttctgtgccatgggagtttgaatacgaatttctaatattgaagttgaatttttttccactgaaatttttgaagttgaatttttttacactgttggtttttcaaattcaaagtctgattttgatgccgtaaaaattcaatattagaaattcgttttcaaactctgatggcacagaaaaacttccatattttttctttgactgggttttggtggtggtggtgtaaCGTTTTATTAGATCTCTTGAATTTAAAGTCTCTCATTGAAATACAGAAAAACATCTAAAGGTAAATCAGTCATCAGAAATTCTACATTAGGACCAAACACTATTTATTCAGAATGAGTATCTTGAGAATGTCGGTGAGAATCaaatctttttgaaaaaaaatagataaacctgACAAGTTACGAAGACGCTACAAAAGTAAAATCACATACAACATGTGTTATTGACATTAAAATAATGCAAAATGTCTGTGAATATGTAGCACACAGACTCtcgaatataaatatgaacaatACAAATTGTTTTATACTGATCAGctcttcataaaaaaaatactttctttACAACAAATCATACCAGTTCTTTACATTGGAAGTGTTTCTTGTGTATGACTGCCTGAGCCGCCTGACATTACTTTTCTAAGACCTTTACTGTGAAAGGAAATACCGGAAGTATTGATGACTTTATTCATGTTAGCTTGATGCTACTCCATCTGGAGTTTCACGTTCAGACTCTTGGATGAGGAATGCAGTTCCTGTAACCAGCCTTACTGTGAGTATCCGTTGTCGTAATGCCTTCGCTTTTATGCGGATAAAGGCCAAAATAAGTTTTGTGTTTTTGGGGAAATGTTTGTCATTAAAGAAGAACCATTTTAAAACAGCTAGAGTCGGTGTTCAACGGTAACGTTAGCTAGTTAACCAGCTAAGCTAGCTACCTTCCGCGGTCGGGACTCGCTTGAGTTTAACTCCTGACATGACATCCTCATTAAGTTAACAGGATGTACATTTGGGCAGACTTTCTTGGTGTGTTTGCGGAGGGAAGTTCGTCCATcatagtgtttaaaaaaaaaaaaaaaaaaaaaattaatggtAGTTCATGGGAAAAAGTCTCCGCTGCCTGTTCAGATCATAAAGTTCCTGTGAAGCAATGAGTTTACAGCTAGATATTCTTTTAGTTTTACTGTCTTTATACCGTTTATTTACATACATCTCAACGAatcaaaggaaagaaagaaaaaaaaagaaacatgtcTGTGTTGACAAATCCCAGTCCCTTTAACTTAGTGAGATAGCTGAACGGGAGAAGGAGATGATGTAAGTAGGACTGGTATGCAAAGGTCTGACATCAGCCTCAGTCAGTCTGAAAACTAAAGCTGTGTTTACACGGACCAAATAAGGAGGAAAGCCAAGTTAATAAGAGATGGATTGCCATTTGGGCCGAGCATTGTTGTGTTGCCTTATTACAGGCTGCCATTAAAGGCTAGACCTACTAATATGAAATTGTTTTGAGGCTTTGTGATGTCTGACAAATGCCCACTGAAGTCACTGCTGGTGTCCTTCTCTTTTTCATTGCAGGAAGTCTCAAAGCATCCTCCTATCATCATTTCGAGTCAGCAGAACCATGGCTGGCTTCAGGCAGGAGGACGTTGAGCTGTATTATGAGATGGAGGAGGAACTTGGCAGGTATGTATCGCtgatttcctgtcctccagctgTTGACCCAAACATGCGTCTCAGGTGTTGGATCGCACTAAACGCACGCTTTCCAAACACGTTATGGTATTTTGAGATCTCTTTTAGCTGCATAATTGAACACAAATGGTCATTTCTCTGATTATCTGTGTACGTAACGCTCCATAGATAATGACAGACGTGAGTATGGGGTACACATACGACGTCAGGTCCCATAAAGTTGATAGAGCGGTCTGTCCAAAACCTGTGATCAGGAGAGAGCCAAAACACTTTGTCTTCATTTTGTGTCGGACGCATATCAAGTATCATTTTCTGTCGTTTTATGCTTGGCTGGACAGTATGGGGAATGAGTCATCGTTTTTTCTCTAAATTAAATCCACCTCTCTACTGTAGTTACTGTTTTCTGCAGTAATGCAGCAAATGTGTGACGTCAGTGCACCTCTGCTGTGGTGTGGTGTCAATGAAGGGAAGGCCACTCAAAAGCTGCACAGTTGATactttttccccccctttttttttcttctacctTTTGGATATTCAATAATAAAACGAGGCTCATTACCAAGTAATTTTACTCATAATATTTGAACAAATCTGGGCTTTTTGGGATCAGATCACTATCCCTGAGATCTACATCTGGGGGCTTATTTACGAAACAACTTAAGTCGAACAAAAATCTAAAGGAAAAGAGTTGTTAATGGATGCATTTGACATTTGAGTTTGGTTTTCTTGTCTATTACTGGACATCTTCACCTCCTCAGgctgattaagattaagataaaTCACTCTTTGAGTTTAATTGTCACCTCAGTTGTGTCGTGGTCACAAGCCAGAAGAAACATTTGGAAGCAGTGATTGGTCGAGGTTTAAAAAGTGATCAATCCCATCACAAGTTATCATGGCCTAAAGTCAGACATTGACTCTCTAACCAGCACCCAATGATTAGGTCAATATAAAGATAAATatggttttgtcttttttattaatTCAGCGGACAGTTTGCCATCGTCCGTAAGTGCAAGGAGAAGAGCACAGGTGTTGAATACGCAGCTAAGTTCATCAAAAAGCGACGGCTGTCGTCCAGTCGGCGGGGGGTTAGCCGCGAGGAGATCGAGCGTGAGGTCAACATCCTGCGGGAGATCCAGCACAGCAACATCATCACCCTGCACGACATCTTCGAGAACAAGACAGACGTGATCCTGATCCTGGAGCTGGTGTCGGGAGGAGAGCTGTTTGACTTCCTGGCTGAGAAGGAATCTCTGAGCGAAGAGGAGGCCACGCAGTTTCTCAAGCAAATCCTGGACGGCGTTTATTACCTCCACTCCAAACGCATCGCTCACTTCGACCTGAAGGTGAGCAGTATGAGGGGAAGCGGAGGGAAGTTGGTGAGAAGCTTAGTGTAGGTGCTAGCAGAGGTTTCTCTTTTTGTTGATCATTTACACGAAACAGGGCCGATGAAGACTGTGTTTAAAAACCATAAGAAATAAAGAATATTTTTGTGCCGAATGGTGGCTACAAGATACACAGGAGACAGTTTTCTTTCATGATCGAAGTTGATACAGGAACCAGAAACTTGGTGGCTTGTTTGATTATAGCAACAGACGAATAAAGAATAGAAACTGTTCAGGCAACCGATGATATAACGTGTTTAGTTTAAAGACGAATAGttgaaccaaccaaccaaccaaccaaagtTAAGGTCACACACGACCAAAGAGAAGCATCAAACTTTCCTTACATTTCTTCGTCCTAtaactctgtttttttcctcccagcCCGAGAATATCATGCTGCTGGACAAGAACGTGCCCAACCCCAGGATCAAGCTGATTGATTTTGGGATAGCTCATCAGATCAAagcaggaaatgagtttaagaACATCTTTGGAACTCCAGAGTTTGTCGGTAAGAGCCTGTGCACTTCTAAATGTTGAGATCACTGTGGTCGTGGAGGCCCGTGTGTTAAACCCTCTGAGTGGATGCTCGCGTGCCTCAGCTCACATCTGGTTCGAATTAAAGCGTTCATTCCTGTGTGTTTTACAGCGCCAGAAATAGTCAACTACGAGCCGCTTGGCCTGGAGGCAGACATGTGGTAAGatgccacctttttttttttttttaaattcgcACCATCAAAAGCTGTAAACTGAGCCGTCTGACAGGTTTCACTCATCCTCACTCTTCTGTTGTGCAGGAGCATCGGAGTAATCACATACATTCTGTGAGTAACGCTTCACGTCGCGACACCGTTGAATCACTTCACCCTCAGTCATGTGAGGTCTAAAGCAAAGTTTCCATCTTTGTTAGGTTGAGCGGGGCGTCTCCATTTCTGGGCGAGACCAAGCAGGAGACTCTGACCAACATTTCTGCTGTCAACTATGACTTTGATGAAGAGTATTTCAGCAACACCAGCGAGCTGGCCAAAGACTTCATACGCCGCCTGTTGGTCAAGGACCCAAAGTAAGAATAGCCTCATATTGTCTACCATTTTATGCATTTTCATCTCATTAAGTATTTGAAGAAATCCACATTCATGGTGATATAACTGATCTTGAATTATtctctcatttgtgaaatgcatTTTTTGGGGTTAGTAAATCTCATCGATCTTAGATTTATAAACATGACTAAGTCTCCCCGTTCAGACTTTTTCCCTCTGAtgaatgattttcttttgtagGAAGAGAATGACAATCGATGACAGTCTTGAGCACCCCTGGATTAAGGTGGGCATTTATATATTACTATTGATCGAACGGTCTCATTTAATTTGATATGAAGTGCTCGGCCACCGAGGTATTTGTTTATGTAAAGAAACTTGTTTTGTCCTTTTACTTCTGAGATTTATTCAAGGCCAAAGCTTCTGATAGTTTGAAGTTTTGCTTCTTTGTGACTTTGTTATTCTTGTGTTGGCCTCAGGAGATTGATATTCAGCATTTGGTTTATACGTGTTTGCTATCAGCCTTTAAACAATAAAGCACATTTCTAAATGTTTGTGCCCACATAGCAATCAGTTAAGCAGCGTTTATCTCTGGGTGTTTGATGTCTTTGTTCTGCAGCTTTACTCTCATCTTTGAGCTTATCACTTCCATTTTAGACCTTTCAATTCTTTCTTCTCCAGGTGATCAAGAGGCGGAACGTACGGCAGGAGGAGAGAGATCACAAGACCGAGCGCCGGCGCCTGAAGACCACTCGTCTGAAGGAGTACACCATCAAGTCCCACTCCAGCATGCCTCCAAACAACACTTATGTAAACTTCGAGCGCTTCTCCCAGGTGCTCGAGGAGATCGCCGCGGCAGAGGAGGGCCTGAAGGAGCTGGAGCGCAATCAGCGCTCGTGCCAGGAGGACGTAGCAGCGCTGCTGTCCATATACGAGGAAAAGGAGGGCTGGTACAAGGAGGAGAACCAGATCATCTCTGCCGACCTGAGCCACATCCGCCATGAGCTACAGCGCACACAGGCCCAGCGCAAGAAGTGCCAGGAGGACGCCCGGCTGACCATGCAGGCCGCCAACATACTAAAGCGCAAGTTCGGGCGTCTGGAAAACCGCTACGAGGTTCTGGCTGAGCAGGTGGCCTCTGAGGTCCGCTGGGTAGAGGAGCTGGTTAAATCCATATCTGCAGAGAAGGGCACCCTCAGCTCTGGCAGCATGCCCTGAGCCGGGCTGCAGTCCAGCaaagacattttcattttccaaTCTCATCCTGCCTGCCTGCTCTGTCTGCGCGCTGCACGCTGAAGTTTGATCGGGTCAGTCGTCATCTACAGCTGCGAAAAATGTCCCACTATTTTTATGTCACGCTATACAGAAAGGGCAAGAAGAAGACAGGCAGTACATTACAGCTGTTCCCTCACCAGAAGGCTCATTcctgtgtttttattcattaatttatcattttagCTGTTACATTGTGTACTGTAATTCAGCAGCCATTGTAAACTAGAGTAGAaatgcattcatttattttattttgcctGGTTATCATTTTTAAAACCTAATCTTAAGTTTTGTAGTTCTTTAAATGGGATTGACATCCATGTGTTTGTCTCTGCCTCAAGTTGCAGACCGCTTATGTGAGAATCGACTCATCATACGTGCAGTAACACGTTTGTGAGGCATTCAGGGGTATTTATTTATatggttacatgcattttagTTTTGACTTCAGCCGAGATTGAACTTCTCTCATATGATGGGACAGAGCGTTGACTTTGAATGATGCAATAAAGGTAAACCCTCAGCAGGGTAAAATCATGCTATTTCTTAAGGCATTTCCTGGAAAGTCACATTTATAAGTTCTCGATTTAAATCAAGCACATTCAGCTCATCGCCTGAAACTAGTTCTTAGCATAGGGAATAGTTTTAATTTGACACATAATTAGctccaaaatgtttttatttttgcccGGGAAGTGTCTCTGATAGTAATTTGGGAAAATCACTCTGAATTCCCAAACTTGTTAAATCAACCAGATACGAGAATGTATAAAGTTTTCTTTGCAGTGCCTGAAAACTGATTGACCTCATTTGCCTCTGAGTGCTCATCTGCCATCAAGTTAACGACATTTCAGTCACTCCAGCATAAATGCTAAAAGTCTTGAAATGCTACAGTTTTTTGCACAGTAGCCTTCTAAACCAAATAGTGCGCATGGACTCGTCCTCTGTACATATCGTAACTTTGCATTCATCCCTGCACACTTGAAACATTCCATTGACAAGTTTCACATCCAGCTGACACATTCCCTGCGTACAGCACAGAGAGCCTGTTGTGTAGTCTGTAGTGTTTTTCAGTAGAGAAATGTAATCATTTGCACTTAATTCATTAAAGCAGAGTTCTACAAATATATTTTAATCTGCCTCTTGACTTGAGAGAAAGCTGTAAAGACCATCTGGGCTTGTTTCAAATAAACAGTTATTACTCAAGCGAGCTGTTTCTGTGTGGATTTCTCTTGAACTTCGGTCTATAAACTTTGGATTGCTATTCATGCGGGAGGAAATATCCCATTGTGGCAACTGTCCTGTTACAGGCAATAAACATCTTCTTGATACAGATAAGTAAATAAGAGTTATGGGGTCGGGATATATCAATATGTTTCTGATCGTACGTGTTTTGTGATGTCTAATGAGTCACTTTAATCGCCTCTCAGAGGCAGCTTGTGCCTGAAAACAAATCATCCTTCACTTCTTACTCCAAAAGTAATTTTCTTTATTCGTTTTTTTACTACAGTACAGAAAACTGATTCGAATGTACTAAAGATACACTTTGTTGGGATGAGCTTTGATAACAAAGCTGTAGTGGCACTCATATGTTAGTAATTTTATCATTTTGATTCGAATGCTGTGTCTTGACTAATTTATGCAAATTACAGTGTGCAGGTGCCAAGCTCTGATTGGATGAAACCCCGAGCGATCTCTGATTGGCTACCTGGGAACGGAGTTCCTACAAGGACCTGGGATGACAGTCTACCTTCTATGTCCAAGCAGACACATATTTTGTCAAGAGGTATGTTTGAGCACGGCAGAGGACTGTATAGACAGTGAACTAAATTTGTGACCCAAGTTAGAACTATTTAAAGGTTATTGGCAAGTTTCTGTAACGCCCAGGGCTTCAGAAATATCTGGTTTTGTAACCCCTGATATAACCTGATAGAAATGTTTCCGCCTCAGTCCAACGTCTCATGCATAATGTGCTGTTTGGGGTGAAGAAATTGTGAGACCTATCTGGACGTGTGGTTATAACTGGGGTTTTGCCAGAACTTGTCTGATGTGGTTGCTGCTCCACTCTCAAGGTTGGTTAGTCCTTTGAAACCAGTTGTTTGGTCTTCTGATTGCCGTTGTTGAACGGTGCGCCAGTGCTTGTTGCGCCAAACTTTGAGCGTCCTTTTTAAACTAGAAGTGCACGCTATCGCATGTGGTGCAGGAGATGTTCTTTTGCAAGAAGATGAGCGAGGCATCGATCATCTGACCTGCTACAGGACGATAGAAAAGGTAGCTCTTGCCTTGTTGTCTGCTCTGCAGAATTTTGAGATTTATATTGGCTCAAGTTTACAGCAATAATCTTTGTAAAGTTTTTACAAACTATAATCCACTAGTTTTTCTTCCACGGATGCGTAATGTAAAGCAGAGACCCGAGATTATCTTCTCTTGCAGGATTTTAATCTGAAAATATTCCATTTATTTGAAAAAGATCATGTTAAATGGTTTGACGCTGTCAATATCTACTtaaagagtttttttgtttgtttttccccctcatttTTAAATTGTAAGGAGATGATTAATTCTTTGGAAAAGTGGAAAATACGGCCGCTGGTCTAATTTATGCAAAGTGCAGTGCGCAGGTGCCGAGCTCTGATTGGATAAAACTCCTAGCGCTCACAGAGGATTGGCTACTGTGGAAAGGAGTTCCCAGTGCCTTATAGAAAGACCTGGGATGATGACAGCGGGCTCACTCATCTCCCTCTTCTCTCAACTGTTTGCTAATATCATAACTTGGGGTTTATAGGAGTGAGCTGCCATATTAATTGAAttagttttctcctgttttgttAGACCAGGGAGGTTAGtgattgtcttttcttttgatttgctTTGTTTAGGTCATCTGCACTCCTGGCGTAGATAGCTTTGTGAGTTTGTTGTTTTGCCCTTGGCTCATACTGAAACGTATCATTTAACTCCAAGTAGACTTTGTATTCCACATTCCTTAAGGAATTCCTTAATGCTGGTACATCTTAACAATGTCTCTCTGGCTGCTGGAGACCTGAGGAAGATGGTAGGACTGTGATGACATTTTGTGTTCTTCCTTCTTTATTCTACATTTCTTCTCTGTTATCTTGTCTTATTGTCATCTGAACTTTTTTTGGGCATATGTTTAAGAATAATACTGAATATTCAAGAGCCTACGTCAACTCAGTTCTGTTTCCTTAAAAAGAAAATTTTAATGTACCCACATGTAGACATTACTGTTCCATCCTGAAGTCAACTCAAGATGTTGAAGTGAAGCAAAGGAAGCTTAATATGAGCTGAGTAATTTCAAAATCTGTGGCAGAGTATTTTCTACGCCAGAAAAGCGCAGCTTCCCAACCTGAGACGCGGCTTTCTAAAACCTCTTCTGAGCTGTATATTGAATGTGGAGATGTGAGGATCCACCCATAAGTCAGTTCTTCTTGAAGACTAATTATGTCCTAGTGATCTGATTTAAATTAACAATGGCAGCTGCTTAAAATGTTCACAATGTTTCAAACTGGATACAAGAACTGATCCATACTCACTCAGTCTTTTATGAATGAAGTTAGATGGCACGCTTCAATGAGGCTTCAACGTGCTAAATTGGGGGTTATGTTTATTATTGTcacaaataaagttttttttttttcataagctTATTCATTGTAAGTATTACCCTGTTTGTTACCCTAAGTTAAAATAATAGTGACTTTCCTATCAAGTTtaactttgaaaaagaaaagttaactCGACCTTTGGAGGATGCCCTCTTGTGGTGGTTCACTGAAACACAGGAGATCTTGAAAAATCTGCTTTGTGTCTGAGTCTCAAGGAGCATAAAAAATATACAAGGAGGCCAACTTGTTTATCTTGTGATAATTGCTTTCCTGCTGCTGTATTCAGAGCTTTCATTTACGTAAAAGGAATCTATCTGCATCTCAATTAAGTAAAGAACATAATCAAAATGTATATAAGGAAGCTATGAAAAGTAAACGAATACTgttgaagggaaaaaaatgaacaaatatgTAAAAATGTGTCTCGTTATATAATGAGATTAGCACAAAAGATGTTTTTGATGGTTTTATTAATATATTAATTATCGCCATAATAAATAACCTTGTCATTAGTTGGCTTTTAAAATTCATTACAACAGTTTTCTGATGATAAATGTATCAAATCTCCATGAT
The sequence above is drawn from the Odontesthes bonariensis isolate fOdoBon6 chromosome 14, fOdoBon6.hap1, whole genome shotgun sequence genome and encodes:
- the dapk3 gene encoding death-associated protein kinase 3 — encoded protein: MAGFRQEDVELYYEMEEELGSGQFAIVRKCKEKSTGVEYAAKFIKKRRLSSSRRGVSREEIEREVNILREIQHSNIITLHDIFENKTDVILILELVSGGELFDFLAEKESLSEEEATQFLKQILDGVYYLHSKRIAHFDLKPENIMLLDKNVPNPRIKLIDFGIAHQIKAGNEFKNIFGTPEFVAPEIVNYEPLGLEADMWSIGVITYILLSGASPFLGETKQETLTNISAVNYDFDEEYFSNTSELAKDFIRRLLVKDPKKRMTIDDSLEHPWIKVIKRRNVRQEERDHKTERRRLKTTRLKEYTIKSHSSMPPNNTYVNFERFSQVLEEIAAAEEGLKELERNQRSCQEDVAALLSIYEEKEGWYKEENQIISADLSHIRHELQRTQAQRKKCQEDARLTMQAANILKRKFGRLENRYEVLAEQVASEVRWVEELVKSISAEKGTLSSGSMP